Within Candidatus Neomarinimicrobiota bacterium, the genomic segment ACAATGACTTCCATGAACGTCAAACCGCTTGTGGACTTGAACCCGGCGGATAATTGATCGATAAATCTACTCAAAAATAAACCTTTATAATTTTCAAGGGGTGAAAGTGAAATCGTAGGTTTGCCCGGTAGCCAGGTAGAGGCGTACGGTAAACGAAACTCCGCTCATGTCGGCGTTACCGCCGTCCTGAAAGTCCCGCATAGTGAAAGAATAGGTCGTATTGTTGTTCAGAGTCGAATTCGTCCACGCACTGCCGGCCACAGAAACAAGTTGACTGCCGGATCCAGCCCGGGTCGCGCCGGCGGCCCATATAGGATTCCCATCGAGCCGCAGCTCATCGTAGGTGGGAGTTAACGATCCATGCGTATAGGTAGCCCGATAGTCAATTAAACTTATCGAACTGCCTAATTCATTCCGGATATTGAAATCAACGATCTGATTCCCCGGTCCGGTTGCAGTAGCGGTCCCTGTCAGATAAAGAGTCCCTACGTCAAATATATTAGGCTGAGGATTTACGGGAGACCTCACCACCACTCTGTGGGCATGGGTCTCGATTCCTCCCGAAGGCGCTATACGGGCAGAGTTCAATCCGATTGGAACTCTCGCAAAGAAATAGAAGCCGTCATTAGCCGTCATTACCGAGGAGTTGGTTATTCCGCCGCTTCCATCCGCGTAATACAGTGTCAGTATTGCGTTATCCATTCCGAAATCATTCACGTCGTATATGTTGCCGTAAACAGAACCGTAAAGATCACT encodes:
- a CDS encoding prepilin-type N-terminal cleavage/methylation domain-containing protein; the encoded protein is MNNFMGWYATGNRGFTMMEMVVVLAIIGILGSLGFKAFDNVLTNIKFESTVKEMKNLKKAIVGDPHAIQNDIRASFGYFGDMGSLPSTLNDLVIKGSKPLMTVNTTLDKASGWNGPYLESSFVQDTDGNITDGFGNSYIYSTTRKLSADGDSVYATITSNGADGSTGGTGVNADINVEIFKSDLYGSVYGNIYDVNDFGMDNAILTLYYADGSGGITNSSVMTANDGFYFFARVPIGLNSARIAPSGGIETHAHRVVVRSPVNPQPNIFDVGTLYLTGTATATGPGNQIVDFNIRNELGSSISLIDYRATYTHGSLTPTYDELRLDGNPIWAAGATRAGSGSQLVSVAGSAWTNSTLNNNTTYSFTMRDFQDGGNADMSGVSFTVRLYLATGQTYDFTFTP